A window of the Nitrospiraceae bacterium genome harbors these coding sequences:
- a CDS encoding HEAT repeat domain-containing protein — translation MKDEREMDQPQETVSGVPAVDEALTDQVSDQLSASADAGMLEPVDPAQEVVLEEEQVKDEIDIQIDLLKDPDWVVRREAAITLGEMGDERCVDPLAQALRDGDWQVREVAIEGLGQIGSPAVEILLKLLRDWDVRKYAITALGKIRDERVLEPLMRQLHNDEFKDDATDALVNLGEPAVPGLIKALKDKDELVRKQAVIALGRIKAVEAIDALIEMLQDKDWFTRLTAAAALEAIGDERGRDAIKPLLKDPDMVVKMRVERILAKWKKQTANA, via the coding sequence ATGAAAGACGAGCGTGAGATGGATCAGCCGCAAGAGACTGTGTCAGGCGTGCCTGCTGTCGATGAGGCCTTGACCGATCAGGTGTCTGATCAACTCTCTGCTTCGGCGGACGCGGGCATGTTGGAACCTGTTGATCCCGCTCAGGAGGTTGTCCTCGAAGAAGAGCAGGTCAAGGATGAAATCGATATCCAAATCGATCTCCTGAAAGATCCGGACTGGGTCGTTCGCCGTGAGGCCGCCATCACTTTGGGTGAGATGGGTGATGAGCGGTGCGTCGACCCGCTGGCGCAGGCTCTCCGTGACGGCGACTGGCAGGTTCGTGAGGTTGCGATTGAAGGTTTGGGCCAGATTGGATCGCCGGCCGTTGAGATTTTGCTCAAGTTACTTCGTGATTGGGACGTTAGGAAGTATGCGATTACGGCTCTCGGAAAGATCCGTGACGAACGTGTTCTTGAGCCGCTGATGCGGCAGCTCCATAACGACGAATTCAAAGACGACGCGACGGACGCGCTGGTCAATTTGGGTGAGCCGGCCGTGCCGGGCTTGATCAAGGCATTGAAGGACAAGGATGAGCTGGTCCGTAAACAGGCTGTCATTGCGTTGGGTCGGATCAAGGCCGTTGAGGCGATCGATGCGTTGATCGAGATGCTCCAGGACAAAGATTGGTTCACCAGGCTCACGGCCGCCGCGGCCCTCGAAGCGATCGGAGACGAGCGGGGACGCGATGCCATCAAGCCGCTGCTCAAGGATCCCGATATGGTGGTCAAGATGCGGGTTGAGCGCATCTTGGCGAAGTGGAAGAAGCAAACAGCAAATGCCTGA
- a CDS encoding DUF4340 domain-containing protein, with product MKRYWPTFVMAGVLAGLGGYLYWIELPEKRSAESSEVQAKQLLSFAEQDITGLTVRTLSGEVTLGREAASSWKVTAPIQTDADRRQVQALLRALIVGKVSRVVEAKPASLAPFGLDHPSTVVTITAGSQQDTITIGDAGPLSSTLYVLRESDHSVLLTDLAPKDFLNLTLLSFRRKELLQFAHQDIERLRLTYPTNEILLYALNEKPKKKWKIRYPIETEADRTEVQALLFRLEDLRALAVVDAGPERETLAKTLTKPRVKVLLHAAGIDQTVRLYQADPTSGEAYAQTTADGPIYKISPTAIKDLTKELFALQDKRLLGADIADIAMLSVKTREEQYVLVRDQNDWVLEDQPTDKLRQDVADLVVSRIVNLPAEERILKQTGALAPYGLVAPVAEFIATGRNGQVIGRLALGNQVGSLLYAVGHRFQGVFQVRSDLLTQIPSRLALLGQEPSPTKRASR from the coding sequence ATGAAACGTTATTGGCCGACCTTCGTGATGGCAGGGGTGCTTGCGGGCCTTGGGGGCTACCTCTATTGGATCGAGCTTCCCGAGAAACGGAGTGCTGAAAGTTCAGAGGTACAGGCGAAGCAACTCCTCTCGTTTGCGGAGCAGGACATTACCGGTCTGACGGTGCGTACCCTCTCAGGTGAAGTTACGCTCGGACGTGAAGCAGCCTCGAGTTGGAAAGTCACCGCACCGATTCAAACCGATGCGGATCGGAGACAGGTTCAAGCGTTACTTCGCGCCCTGATCGTTGGAAAAGTCTCGCGCGTGGTGGAAGCCAAGCCGGCCTCGCTGGCTCCCTTCGGATTGGATCATCCCAGCACCGTCGTCACCATTACGGCCGGCTCACAGCAGGACACGATCACTATCGGCGACGCCGGGCCGCTGTCTTCAACTCTTTATGTGCTGCGCGAGTCTGATCACAGCGTCCTCTTGACGGATCTAGCCCCCAAGGATTTTTTGAACCTGACGCTGCTCTCCTTCCGTCGCAAAGAACTGCTGCAATTCGCCCATCAGGACATCGAACGCCTTCGGCTGACATACCCGACGAACGAGATCCTGCTGTATGCGCTCAACGAGAAACCGAAAAAGAAATGGAAGATCCGGTATCCCATCGAAACCGAGGCGGACCGTACGGAAGTTCAAGCTCTGCTGTTCCGGCTCGAGGATCTTCGCGCGTTAGCGGTCGTCGATGCCGGCCCCGAGCGGGAGACGCTTGCGAAAACCCTGACCAAGCCAAGGGTGAAGGTCCTGTTGCACGCGGCCGGGATTGATCAGACCGTACGCCTCTATCAAGCCGACCCGACCAGCGGGGAGGCCTATGCCCAAACGACAGCCGACGGCCCCATCTACAAGATCAGCCCGACCGCGATCAAGGACCTCACCAAGGAGCTCTTCGCTCTGCAGGACAAACGGCTGCTGGGCGCCGACATTGCGGACATCGCCATGTTGTCGGTCAAGACGCGAGAAGAACAATACGTTCTCGTCCGTGACCAAAACGATTGGGTGCTCGAGGATCAACCAACCGACAAACTCCGACAGGACGTTGCCGATCTAGTTGTAAGCCGCATCGTCAATTTGCCTGCGGAAGAGCGTATTCTCAAGCAGACCGGAGCATTGGCTCCATACGGTCTCGTGGCGCCGGTGGCGGAATTCATCGCGACCGGCCGAAACGGTCAAGTCATCGGCCGCTTGGCCCTTGGCAACCAAGTCGGCAGTCTGCTCTATGCGGTGGGTCACCGTTTTCAAGGGGTCTTCCAGGTTCGTTCGGATCTCCTCACCCAAATCCCCTCCCGCCTGGCCCTCCTTGGTCAAGAACCGAGCCCAACAAAACGCGCATCCCGGTAG
- a CDS encoding ABC transporter permease subunit: MTPVQAIIGKELRSYFVSPIVYVVGGVFLLTFGFLAYLYIVFTGAQAIQLAQMQGGTAQINLNDLVFRNLFASMRFVLLLILPILTMRLFAEERKLRTFEFLMTAPIRTVEIVMGKFLSVYLVFLGMLAVTWLVPFTLALFSDFEWYPVLTGYLGLALLGGFFLAVGVFASSITENQIVAAFTSFGLLLMCWLLAGLGSLLGDTTGGAVVSYLSFMEHFDHLVRGLVDTKDLTYYLSGTALMLFLAHHVVESSRWK, encoded by the coding sequence ATGACACCAGTCCAAGCAATCATTGGAAAAGAACTCCGTTCCTATTTCGTCTCTCCCATCGTCTATGTCGTTGGGGGCGTGTTCCTCCTCACCTTCGGGTTCCTTGCATATCTATATATTGTCTTCACGGGTGCGCAAGCGATTCAATTGGCGCAGATGCAGGGAGGGACCGCGCAGATCAACCTGAATGACTTGGTTTTCAGGAATCTGTTTGCCAGCATGCGGTTCGTCCTATTGCTCATTCTCCCAATCCTGACGATGCGGCTCTTCGCCGAGGAACGGAAGCTCCGCACCTTCGAGTTCCTCATGACGGCCCCGATCCGCACGGTCGAGATCGTCATGGGCAAATTCTTGAGCGTCTATCTCGTCTTCCTGGGAATGCTGGCAGTGACATGGCTCGTCCCCTTCACCCTGGCGTTATTCAGCGACTTCGAGTGGTATCCGGTACTGACGGGTTATCTAGGCCTCGCCTTACTCGGCGGCTTCTTCCTCGCGGTCGGTGTGTTTGCTTCGTCGATTACTGAGAATCAGATTGTAGCGGCCTTTACGAGCTTCGGGCTCCTGCTCATGTGTTGGCTGCTGGCCGGACTCGGTTCGCTGCTGGGTGACACCACGGGGGGCGCCGTCGTGTCCTATCTCTCGTTCATGGAGCACTTCGACCACCTGGTCCGCGGTCTCGTCGACACCAAGGATCTCACGTATTACCTCAGCGGCACCGCACTCATGCTGTTCCTGGCACACCACGTTGTTGAATCGTCCCGGTGGAAATGA
- a CDS encoding response regulator, whose translation MTAPSGPPTILIVDDDPGILLLCTKVLEGAGYRVLQASGSSEALKIHATHRDPIDLIVTDILLPPPAFQLSVENNPYPRVNGGEMVDRLLSGNKPVRILLMSSTSAGELRSRGMIRANLPFLRKPFSAPGLLELVQQLLAAPPPVADPNRKAKSGEGDIDWFG comes from the coding sequence ATGACAGCACCATCCGGCCCGCCCACGATCCTGATCGTCGATGACGATCCGGGAATCTTGCTGCTGTGCACCAAAGTGTTGGAAGGAGCCGGCTATAGGGTACTCCAGGCCTCCGGAAGTTCCGAGGCACTTAAAATCCATGCCACCCACCGTGATCCTATCGATCTTATTGTCACCGACATCCTGCTTCCGCCGCCGGCGTTCCAACTCTCGGTGGAAAATAATCCTTATCCCCGAGTCAATGGGGGTGAGATGGTGGACCGGCTGTTGAGCGGGAACAAACCGGTGAGGATCCTGCTCATGTCGAGCACGTCCGCCGGCGAACTGCGCAGTAGGGGAATGATCCGAGCGAATCTGCCTTTCCTGCGCAAGCCTTTTTCAGCCCCCGGGTTGCTTGAGTTGGTCCAGCAGTTGCTGGCTGCGCCGCCGCCCGTCGCCGATCCGAATCGGAAGGCGAAATCCGGTGAAGGCGATATCGACTGGTTCGGTTGA
- a CDS encoding GldG family protein, translating to MEMTRHNLPIGAIGTGLALAGMIGYTLAPDKLWLVTLCEALALLCLTWFFIAHLEQFKAFSTRRSTRAGAHSALVVMLFVGILIIVNFLAARHSVRWDLSENQNYTLAPETHRVLRGLPREVSITVFTREKDPGYQSYKERLDSYRQASHKLSVQFVDPERQPKVAQNYGITRTDTAIFESGPQSVRITSPSEVEITGALIRVSKDSKKRILFLEGHGERSLEDKDRGGLALTKEALQKQGYEVGTVTLLQEIAVPADTDVLVLAGPRRPVTKEEKDRILAYVAKGGHVMALVDPDTQAGLDDLLKAWGVDLGPGVLVDLQDRLAQGDLTALLVRTFTEHEITHEMTAAVLFPLAQHVNFHEDTGKDWDYVPLARTSPRSWAETDMKGRVVGYSEKEDVQGPLAMAAALSPKMPPQEGKPRPAIVVVGNSAFASNGYINFPGNSDFFLRSIGWLAEERELVSLTPKDPALHPFVPSPLQERILLYVQVLLLPAVTILSGVMVWRKRRRL from the coding sequence GTGGAAATGACGCGGCACAACCTTCCCATAGGCGCGATCGGTACCGGGCTCGCCTTAGCCGGCATGATCGGATATACCCTGGCGCCGGACAAACTGTGGCTGGTCACACTTTGTGAGGCCCTGGCACTTCTCTGCCTGACCTGGTTTTTTATTGCGCACCTCGAGCAATTCAAGGCCTTCTCCACGCGCCGTTCCACCAGGGCGGGAGCACACAGTGCTCTGGTCGTCATGCTCTTTGTGGGCATCTTGATCATCGTAAATTTTCTGGCCGCTCGCCATTCCGTTCGCTGGGACCTCTCGGAAAACCAGAATTACACCTTGGCGCCGGAAACCCACCGCGTGCTTAGAGGACTCCCCCGGGAGGTTTCAATCACGGTCTTCACTCGAGAAAAGGATCCGGGCTACCAGAGCTACAAGGAACGGCTGGACAGTTATCGGCAAGCCAGCCATAAATTGAGTGTGCAGTTCGTCGACCCGGAACGGCAACCGAAGGTGGCCCAAAATTACGGCATCACCCGGACCGATACCGCGATCTTCGAAAGCGGCCCGCAATCGGTTCGGATCACCTCTCCATCCGAGGTGGAAATTACGGGCGCGCTCATCCGGGTGTCGAAAGACAGCAAAAAGCGCATTCTGTTTCTCGAAGGACACGGCGAGCGCAGCCTTGAGGATAAGGACCGAGGCGGCTTAGCCCTGACCAAGGAAGCGCTGCAAAAACAGGGGTATGAGGTCGGTACGGTCACGCTGCTGCAAGAGATCGCGGTACCGGCCGATACGGACGTGCTCGTCTTAGCCGGCCCTCGCCGACCCGTTACGAAGGAAGAGAAGGACCGAATTCTGGCCTATGTGGCGAAGGGCGGGCACGTCATGGCCCTCGTCGACCCGGATACACAGGCAGGCTTGGACGATCTCTTGAAGGCGTGGGGTGTGGACTTGGGCCCCGGCGTCCTCGTGGACCTTCAGGATCGTCTGGCGCAGGGCGACCTCACCGCGCTTCTAGTGCGCACCTTCACCGAGCATGAAATCACGCACGAGATGACGGCAGCCGTCCTCTTCCCGCTGGCGCAGCATGTGAATTTTCATGAGGATACCGGCAAGGACTGGGATTACGTTCCCCTGGCCAGAACGTCGCCGCGCAGTTGGGCCGAAACCGATATGAAGGGCCGGGTTGTCGGCTACAGTGAAAAGGAAGACGTGCAGGGCCCTCTGGCCATGGCTGCAGCGCTCAGCCCCAAAATGCCACCGCAGGAGGGTAAGCCGCGCCCAGCGATTGTCGTGGTTGGGAACTCGGCGTTTGCCAGCAATGGCTATATCAACTTCCCGGGCAACAGCGATTTCTTTTTGCGCTCCATCGGCTGGCTGGCCGAAGAACGCGAGCTCGTGTCGCTGACGCCCAAAGATCCCGCGCTCCACCCCTTCGTTCCAAGTCCGCTACAGGAGCGAATCCTCCTCTATGTGCAGGTGCTGTTGCTCCCCGCCGTTACAATTCTTTCAGGCGTCATGGTCTGGCGGAAGCGGCGGCGCTTGTAA
- a CDS encoding septal ring lytic transglycosylase RlpA family protein has product MVTILHTRSFRKSAIAALPLAGCLLLGACSSIQKGEIPLDMGIRDRGVASWYGKEFHGKQAANGEIFNMMTFTAAHRKLPLGTVVRVLNLSNGKTVKVRINDRGPYIEGRMLDLSYAAARELGMVEVGIAPVQIEVVGDHGPVMPIPASMIPSVAGTILRTDSASPGSYSRRSSGYHSPVVQIREMPKEALYVRRERRIGSMLAADHTAHNTVPVLVLS; this is encoded by the coding sequence ATGGTGACGATACTTCACACGCGTTCTTTCCGGAAGTCGGCTATTGCAGCACTCCCCCTTGCTGGCTGTCTCTTGCTCGGTGCCTGCTCTTCGATTCAGAAGGGCGAAATTCCGCTGGATATGGGGATTAGGGATCGCGGAGTCGCCTCCTGGTACGGCAAGGAATTTCACGGCAAGCAGGCGGCGAATGGTGAGATTTTTAACATGATGACGTTCACCGCCGCCCATCGCAAGTTGCCGCTGGGTACGGTGGTGCGCGTTCTTAATTTGTCGAATGGTAAGACGGTGAAAGTGCGGATCAATGACCGGGGGCCCTACATCGAAGGTCGAATGCTGGACTTGTCGTATGCCGCGGCCCGCGAGTTGGGGATGGTGGAAGTTGGAATCGCTCCGGTGCAGATTGAGGTGGTCGGCGATCATGGGCCGGTTATGCCGATTCCGGCGTCGATGATTCCCAGCGTGGCAGGGACTATCCTTAGAACGGACAGTGCCTCACCAGGTTCCTATTCGCGTCGGTCCTCGGGCTACCACTCACCGGTGGTTCAGATTCGGGAAATGCCCAAAGAGGCCTTGTATGTCAGGCGCGAGCGCCGCATCGGCTCGATGCTGGCGGCGGATCACACCGCGCATAACACGGTTCCAGTCCTCGTCCTCTCGTAA
- a CDS encoding ABC transporter ATP-binding protein codes for MIEVQNITKRYGNLTAIDRVTFRVDKGEVLAFLGPNGAGKTTTMRILTCFIPATEGTARVAGFDCADQTEEVKKHIGYLPETPPVYQELTVHEYLAFVGKLRGLTGKALSSAMDRVLERLSIGSVRHRLIANLSRGYRQRVGLAQALLHDPPVLILDEPTVGLDPKQIIEIRELIKSLAGSHSVILSTHILPEATAVCQRVVIINGGRIVAEDTPDQLSARLRRSEKVSLTLRNPPPDAAKRLQTVPGVQHILPASEPGTFLIECELGRDLREEVARYAIQQGWSLLELKTVSMTLEDVFLRLTQHEDGVTKADPATATEA; via the coding sequence ATGATTGAAGTTCAGAACATCACCAAGCGGTACGGAAACCTGACTGCCATCGACCGTGTGACATTCCGTGTCGACAAGGGAGAGGTACTGGCGTTTCTCGGCCCGAACGGGGCAGGGAAGACCACGACGATGCGCATCCTGACCTGCTTTATACCGGCCACTGAGGGCACCGCACGCGTGGCAGGCTTTGACTGTGCTGATCAGACAGAAGAGGTCAAAAAACACATCGGCTACTTGCCCGAAACTCCACCGGTCTATCAGGAACTCACCGTACACGAGTACCTTGCCTTCGTCGGTAAACTTCGTGGACTGACCGGCAAGGCCCTGTCATCCGCCATGGACCGGGTGCTGGAGCGGCTGTCCATCGGCTCCGTACGTCATCGATTAATTGCAAACCTCTCGCGAGGTTATAGGCAGCGGGTGGGGCTCGCGCAGGCTCTGTTACATGATCCCCCCGTCCTAATCCTAGACGAGCCAACCGTGGGGCTTGATCCGAAACAGATCATCGAGATCCGTGAACTCATCAAGAGCCTGGCGGGATCCCATTCTGTGATCTTGAGTACCCACATCCTTCCGGAAGCAACGGCAGTCTGCCAGCGCGTCGTGATTATCAACGGCGGGCGGATCGTAGCCGAAGATACACCCGATCAACTGTCGGCGCGCCTGCGTCGCTCTGAAAAAGTCAGCCTCACCCTCAGAAACCCGCCGCCCGACGCGGCGAAGCGCCTTCAGACGGTTCCGGGCGTGCAACACATTCTCCCGGCCTCGGAGCCCGGCACCTTCCTAATCGAATGTGAGCTCGGGCGAGATCTCCGCGAGGAGGTTGCAAGGTATGCCATCCAACAGGGTTGGAGCCTGCTCGAACTGAAAACCGTCTCGATGACACTGGAAGATGTCTTCCTCCGCCTGACTCAGCATGAGGACGGCGTGACAAAAGCCGATCCTGCGACGGCGACTGAGGCATGA
- a CDS encoding Lrp/AsnC ligand binding domain-containing protein, producing the protein MSDRAYVLISVHPGQTSKVVKALGDIKEIKQIDPCWGKPDIFTIVEIPHQDALTQLVLARIHEIPGVAQTDTHLVYNLREEKKK; encoded by the coding sequence ATGTCGGACCGAGCCTACGTATTGATCAGTGTCCACCCAGGCCAGACGTCCAAAGTCGTCAAGGCACTAGGAGATATCAAAGAGATCAAGCAAATCGATCCCTGCTGGGGCAAGCCGGACATCTTCACTATCGTGGAGATTCCACACCAGGATGCCTTGACGCAGCTCGTGCTAGCGAGAATCCATGAGATCCCCGGTGTCGCGCAGACCGATACCCATCTCGTCTACAACTTGCGGGAAGAGAAAAAGAAGTGA
- a CDS encoding sigma-54-dependent Fis family transcriptional regulator: MSGARIFVIDDDPTARELLVEALQKEGHAVESFSDGSGAITRGKEVPVDLVLTDIRMEGTDGLTVLKEFKRFSPDTSIVLLTAFGSLEGAIEAIKQGAYDYLAKPFKREEIRLVVQRSLEHCRLVRENAKLREDQRSREPWSQLVGSSPAMLEVYKLVARVSEGRSTVLIEGESGTGKELIARAIHSNSPRRDKPFIPVNCGALPDNLLESEMFGYEKGAFTGATGAKAGLFEAANGGTLFLDEIGDLGAALQVKLLRVMQEQEVRRVGSTSSIKVDVRVIAATNRDLAQLVKDGKFRDDLYYRLNVVRIALPSLAERQEDITMLAYHFLQKYAGISPRVKGFKPETIALIKRYHWPGNVRELENAVERAVSLSHGPLLVPDDLPESVRAEAAVTGSSKSETGVAESEVLISLDELEKRHLTRVLKETKGNKVKAAKILGIDRRTLYRMAERFGMDLGDDAEEKDQK, translated from the coding sequence ATGAGCGGGGCAAGAATTTTTGTCATCGATGACGATCCTACGGCGCGGGAGCTGCTTGTGGAGGCGCTTCAGAAAGAAGGACATGCCGTCGAGTCGTTTTCGGATGGGTCCGGCGCCATCACGCGGGGAAAGGAAGTCCCGGTCGACCTCGTGCTGACGGATATCCGCATGGAAGGAACGGATGGGTTGACGGTCCTGAAGGAATTCAAACGGTTTAGCCCCGATACTTCTATTGTGCTGTTGACCGCGTTTGGGTCGTTGGAAGGTGCGATTGAGGCGATCAAGCAAGGGGCCTACGATTACCTTGCGAAGCCCTTCAAGCGGGAAGAAATCCGGCTCGTCGTCCAGCGGAGCCTCGAGCACTGTCGACTGGTTCGGGAGAACGCCAAGCTTCGCGAGGACCAGCGGAGCCGCGAGCCCTGGTCCCAACTTGTAGGAAGCAGCCCCGCAATGTTGGAAGTCTACAAGCTCGTGGCTCGAGTGTCGGAAGGCCGCAGCACCGTGCTGATCGAAGGGGAAAGTGGCACGGGAAAGGAACTGATTGCCAGGGCGATCCATTCCAACAGTCCCCGCCGGGATAAGCCCTTCATTCCCGTGAATTGCGGCGCCCTTCCGGACAACCTCCTCGAATCGGAAATGTTCGGTTATGAGAAAGGGGCCTTTACCGGGGCCACCGGGGCAAAGGCCGGACTGTTCGAGGCGGCCAACGGCGGCACACTGTTTCTCGATGAAATCGGTGATCTCGGGGCGGCGCTTCAGGTGAAGCTGTTGCGGGTCATGCAGGAGCAGGAGGTCCGCCGAGTCGGCTCGACGTCGTCGATCAAGGTCGATGTTCGAGTCATCGCCGCGACCAATCGCGATCTGGCTCAGTTGGTGAAAGACGGAAAATTCCGCGACGATCTCTATTACCGGCTGAACGTGGTCCGTATTGCCCTGCCGTCGCTTGCAGAGCGGCAGGAGGACATCACCATGTTGGCGTATCACTTTCTTCAGAAATACGCGGGGATATCACCGCGCGTGAAGGGGTTCAAGCCAGAGACGATTGCGCTCATCAAGCGTTATCACTGGCCGGGCAATGTGCGCGAATTGGAAAATGCCGTGGAGCGGGCGGTTTCGCTGAGCCATGGGCCGTTGCTTGTTCCAGATGATTTGCCCGAGTCCGTGCGGGCGGAGGCGGCGGTGACCGGATCGTCAAAGAGCGAGACTGGGGTAGCCGAGTCCGAGGTGCTTATCTCGCTCGATGAACTCGAGAAGCGGCACCTGACTCGTGTGCTCAAAGAAACGAAAGGCAATAAGGTCAAGGCAGCGAAGATTTTGGGGATCGACCGGCGAACGCTCTATCGCATGGCGGAGCGCTTCGGTATGGATTTGGGAGATGACGCGGAGGAGAAGGATCAGAAATGA
- a CDS encoding ATP-binding protein, whose amino-acid sequence MTSRNQAILAVAGTLFLIVAVMEWLFPLNVVSAFGFVLPILLIATLRSRRLMLLTLTLCVVMTVIGLVLPGKKKERFTTVVFNRTLVVFVLTGVAYLGMMWEERKAREEAARAALATQTENLLRANTQMVDLKDKLARSERLAAVGQLVASVAHEVGTPLHSIAWHVEALAEEPAITEAMKKRIGIIDEQLNRVVRIIQDLLSSTRQRKPDPTWYPTDRLIEPVVALMEAGYVGKGVKLRAEVLRPAPLAWADQEKIHQVLVNLLSNALAATAPGGEVLVSVETQPASPEEIEAAKSVGRTDVEIMVRLVVRDNGCGMPPEDLQRAFQPFFTTKAAGRGTGLGLFLSREAVLAHGGNLTLESAVGKGTAVTVALPGLHADSNGAGQEQV is encoded by the coding sequence ATGACCTCTCGCAATCAAGCGATCTTGGCGGTGGCGGGGACGCTGTTCCTCATCGTGGCGGTGATGGAATGGCTGTTTCCGTTGAATGTCGTGAGTGCGTTCGGGTTCGTATTGCCGATCCTCCTGATCGCGACCCTGAGGAGCCGGCGGTTGATGCTCCTGACGCTGACGCTGTGCGTCGTCATGACGGTCATCGGCCTTGTCTTGCCGGGAAAAAAGAAAGAGCGATTCACGACCGTTGTCTTCAACCGGACGTTGGTGGTGTTTGTGCTCACGGGTGTTGCCTACCTCGGCATGATGTGGGAAGAACGGAAAGCTCGCGAAGAAGCCGCCCGAGCGGCCTTGGCCACCCAAACTGAGAATTTACTGCGGGCCAACACGCAGATGGTCGATCTCAAAGACAAGCTGGCCCGGTCCGAACGATTGGCGGCGGTGGGGCAACTGGTCGCATCAGTGGCGCATGAGGTCGGCACCCCGCTGCATTCGATTGCCTGGCATGTGGAAGCCCTGGCGGAGGAGCCGGCCATCACCGAGGCGATGAAAAAACGTATCGGGATCATCGATGAACAGTTGAATCGCGTGGTGCGAATCATTCAAGATCTGTTGTCGTCCACTCGGCAGCGCAAGCCTGACCCCACCTGGTACCCGACCGATCGCTTGATTGAGCCTGTTGTGGCGCTCATGGAAGCAGGATATGTAGGGAAGGGCGTGAAGCTTCGGGCCGAGGTGTTACGTCCCGCCCCATTGGCTTGGGCGGATCAGGAAAAAATTCACCAAGTCTTGGTGAATCTCTTGAGCAATGCGCTGGCGGCGACCGCGCCGGGGGGAGAGGTCCTAGTCTCGGTCGAGACGCAGCCTGCTTCACCGGAGGAAATCGAAGCGGCAAAGTCGGTGGGTCGAACTGACGTCGAAATCATGGTGAGGCTGGTAGTGCGGGACAATGGGTGCGGGATGCCGCCTGAAGATCTACAGCGGGCGTTTCAGCCGTTCTTTACGACCAAAGCCGCGGGCCGCGGCACCGGGCTCGGACTCTTTCTCAGCCGGGAGGCCGTATTGGCTCATGGCGGGAATTTGACCCTCGAGAGCGCGGTCGGTAAAGGAACGGCCGTCACCGTGGCCTTGCCGGGACTGCACGCGGATTCCAACGGGGCAGGGCAAGAGCAGGTATGA